ACTAAAACTGAAAGACTCGTCAGCCCCGTTGGCTGAAGAGTTTACCCTCGATGGTGGAGCCCCAATTCATTGTGGCCCCCCATCACATGAGTACCTACCAAAGACAGCTCAAAAGATTTTGCGTGCGTTTTTGCAAGATCAGGGCGTTCTTATGCCTAAAATACTTATGATAAGTGAGAATAAGAAAGACTACGATTTGTGTTTTTCGCTCGAGTCTTTAGGGAGCCCTCCGAAAACTGAACATCAGGGAATTTTAGAAGCTATTTCGTGGTTTCTACCCACGCACTATCGGCTAGCACTCATATCGGAGCAGGGGCTGCCTCGGTTTTTTACTTTGGGTGACGACGCCAATTGAGTGCAACAGTGAATAGAGGTCAATAGAGACCTGGCCGTAATTACGAAAATCTCAGTCTCAAGAGCCGCTATCACTTAGGACACTGAAGATTCAAGCTAGGAGCAATCGGACATCTAAATGCCTCTATATCTCTGAAAACAGAAGCTTCAAACTAACGGTAATCGGGCTTTTTACACGAATTTTAAAGAGAAGCAGATTCGCCTCCTTCACAATAATCCCAAAGTCTGAGAAATCCATCTTAGTAGCTCCTACTGCAGTGAGCTTCGAGGGTGATTCGCCTGTTTTCGAAAGTACCAACTCGATGGCATCAGTTTTTTGCGCTCCTCTTATGTTCCAGGCTCCAGAAGCCAAAGCCTTTGCGGGCTTCCCCGCAGCTACAAGCGCTTGCCAGTCAGGTTCTATCTCTATCTTACTGATTTCAAATGACACCGTCTCAAACTTGATTGCACCCCTTTGATCATCTCGGATCTCGTCTTCAGCGGTGCAAATATGTTCATCGGGGAATTTACTCTGAGAATAATCGAGCATGAGTGACTCTTTGACATGACAGTCTCGTTCGTCATCACCGGTCTTCATGGATGCCACATCGACCGACAATTTGCCAATGGGCGCAAGTGGCTCTGTGTTTATTAGTTCTTTATCAAAGGCGAAGTCGTTGAGCCTCGCCTCGCCTCTAACTTTGCCTAGTGTGAAAGCAAATTCAAAATTCACTGTTGATTTAGCTGTGTCTAACACCAACCTATCGCTTTTTTCAGTCTTCTCTGCTTGCGCGACAATCGCCTCATTAAAAAAGAAGATAGATAGAAAACACGTCGCTGAAATTAACAAAGTGAAATTTCTCAACGTCTGTCCTTCTGGATAAAACCGCAAGATTTAAAAAGTAAGAATGTCAGCATTGAGTATAGCGGCCCAAGATCGCACGTAGAGCTTGTCAGAGCTAGTGGCGACGTCGGTAATGCCGTGTTGGTAATGAATTGCCAGTTGAAGCGGAATACCAATATCTATTCCGGCGCCAAACCCAAGAAGTAGGGATGTGTTTGAAGACTCAATCTGCGGATCACCGGTTGAAGGGGTAACTGCGGCAGAGGATTTAGACCCTAAAACTAAACCACCATCTAAAAATAGACTTACCATATCTGTCGGTAGCAGATGAAACCTAACGAACGCCGGTATTTCAACATACTTGATGCTTAATGTGTATTCCTGTCCCAAGGCCGTCGTACTGCCTTGAAATTCATTCATTCTTAGCCCGACAATAAAATCTAAAACCGGGAGTAAATCAAAATTCAGCTGAGCCCCGTAGAGCATAGAATTCTTCTGACTGTAGGCTTGTGTGCTGCCGGGACTTTCATAGGCGAATTTGTTCTGGTTCATACCCGCATTCACACCAAGTTTCATGATCGCGTGAGAAGTCGACGTAATAGCCAAGAAACTGAAAAAAACAATAGCTACAAATTTTTTCACAAAGCTTTCCCCCGGTAAGTTTTAAGTGGCCTAAAACTTACTATACGATTTACGAGACGGTCAATCGGGTTCAGAATTCTCATTCGGGCCCGCCATGAAGTGTATAATTTTAAATTTCTGTCTGGGTCGTAAATCCCTTTAATGTCGTGCTGAGCTCGTCTTTGTCGCGCGAAGCTGTAGGTTCGCTTTGGCAATAAAGAGCTACGAGTTTTGCTAAAGCTTCCAGGGATTCGATATGAGTTCTCTCGTAACCATGCGAAGAGTCGCAACCAAAGCAGACCAACGCTGTTCGAATATCATTTCCGGCTTCGATCGCTGAGGCAGCATCACATCGATACCATCTAAAAACATCCCTCTCGTGTTGAATGCCATTGCTTTCACAAAGACCCAGCAGCTTATGAGTCAAATGATAATCAAAAGGACCCGTCGAGTCTTTCATACAAACTGTCACGCCAGCCTCAGTAGAGTTTTGCCCTGGCGCAACTGTGGAATTGTCAATACTCACCATTTCGGATACGTCGCCATGCAGGACCGCCGAGGCTCCTGAGCCAACCTCTTCTGAGATCGTAAAGAGTAAATGACAATCAAGAGGCAAATCGGCTTTGCTATCAGACAAATACTTTGCCGCAGCTAAAAGTGTGGCGACGCCTGCTTTGTTGTCGAGGTGTCTTGAAGAAATGTATTTGTCATCAATGATTTCGAAGACTGGATCGATGGCAATAAAATCTCCTATTTTATACCCAGCACTCTGAAGCGTAGCCTTGTTGAAAACAGGAGAGTCTACTCGAACCTCTACCGTGTCCCAAGAAATCGGAAGTGTGTCGATTTCTTTGTTGTATGTATGACCAGAGCTCTTGAGCGGTAAAATGCTACCTCGCTTAACCCCATCATCACAGAAAATTGTGACTCGGGCTCCTTCAGCAAATCGAGAAGACCATGTGCCAATAGGAACTATCTGCAATCTTCCGTTGTCCTTTAAAGATTTGGTCATTGCACCTAGAGTATCTAGGTGAGCTACGATCGCCCTACCCGGATTGGCCTGCCGTCCTTTTAAGTTTGCGCGAATGGCTCCTCTTCGAGTCATCTCAAAGCCGATCCCCATTTTCTCCAGTGATCTACATGTGTATCTAACGATTTGATCTGTATAGCCGGTTGGCGAAGGTATACTGATCATCTCCTTGAGTGTTGAAAGTAAAAATTCAGTGTCTATCTTGGGGGTTTTCAATCAAGGCCTCCTCGATTTGTTGATCTCTTGCCGCGTTGTTTGTAGCGTACGCTGTTTCAGGAAACAGGAGATCAATATATTTTTCAACCACGGGCTGGGGCTCGTGATTCGCAAGCCCCGGGCGTTCATTGGCTTCAATGATGACGTAGTGGTTGCCCGAAATCGCTTTCATCATAAAATCAAAGCCCACTACCGGGATATCTAGCGCTTGCGCTGCGCGCTCTGCCTCTCTCTGAATAAATGGAGAAATCAACGGTGTGACATCCTTTATAGTGCCGCCCTGATGTACGTTACTCGCTTTTCTTACAACAAGGGTCTGCCCCACATCTAAAACGTCATCCAGACCAACTTTGTTTTCATGCAGACATCGCAGCATTTCTTCGTCAATAGGAATTTTAGACTCCCCGCCAGTTGCCTGACTTCTCCTGCGGCTTTGCTTTTCGATAAGCTCTCGCAAGGATGTGCGGCCGTCACCGGTAACTTGAGGCGGCTCGCGAACTGCCGCAGCCACAAACTTTTTACCAATAACGATGATTCGAACATCAAATCCCTTAACCATTTGCTCTACGATAACTGATCGGTGCCCTGTACTGATCAACTGAGCTATGGCTAGCTCAACACTTTGTATGCTCTCAAGGCCAACGTATACTCCGCGACCCTGCTCTCCTGATATTGGCTTTACTACTACTTTCGAGTACCGATCGAGTAACCTCAGCCAACCTTTTTTATCTCGAGCATCTACTTGTTCAGGAACTTGCAAGCTTGCCTCTGCCAGAACTTTGTTTGTGAGTGTCTTGTTGTCGCAGAGTAAAAAGGAATACGCAGAGGTAAGATCGGACAACGACTCCCGCATCCTCAGTTTTCGTGCGCCCGAGCTAATCGTAAATAGAGACAATTTGGGATCGACGATATCCACTTGCAAACCACGCCGGATAGCTTCGCGAACAATAATTTCAGCGTAGGGGTTTAGACTCTCTACCGGAGCCTGAGTATATAATGGTTCATTGAAAGTGTTGCGTATTTTTACCGCGAACACAGGGACTCTTTGAAAACCCAACTTCTCGTAAAGTTTAATTGCCGATTCATTGTCGTGCATGACAGACAGATCCAAAAAAGAGTTACCCGTAGCTTGAAAATACTCTATGAGATATCTGGTCAACGCCTCTCCCACTCCTGGCAAACTAGCTGTTGGGCTTACCGCTAACGACCAAAGACTCGAGCCTTTCTCAAAATCGTCAAAGGTCTCGACGTGGTTCAAACCAATAACAAATCCTACAATCTGATTGTCCACTAACGATTCTGCCACGAGAGGGAATACATCTTTTGAGCGACGCTTCTTCCAAAGATATAGCGGATCGATTGGGACCATGTTGCGAGCTCTCAAAATAGTCTCAATCTCTGGAATATCTGTTTTACTTTGAATCCTTCTTATTAAAAGATTTCTTTTAGGTGTTTTTGCCGGTCGATAATTTTCAAACCAAATTCGAAAAGTGTGAGATGGATCTAAGAACAAGTGTGCTGGTGAGTGATTAAGAACAATGTGGGGATCTTTGATATAGAAGGCGATATCTCGCGTTCCTGACTCTTCTTTCAAAAGTTGACTAACCATTTTTTCCGTAGAAGAAAAAGTTTGTCCAAAAATAAGCCTTCCCCATCCGCAGTTCACAACACAGTCAGGCGCTTTACTCGCTGACAAAAGGTTGTGCTGGCTTGCCAAGAGATTCTCGCTTCGAGCCTTTTGGTATCGATGCTGCTGATGCTTGCGTTTTATTTTTGGCATTAGCAAACCTCGATTTGGTGAATTTGAAGCCACTTCTCTAAGACAGTTATCTGCCAAAGCATAGAGCCGCCAAGTGGCGTGATGTTGGATTTAGGTGAATCCATGAGATTTTTTATAAACTCTTGCCTAAATATATTCGATGAATACCGCCCGACAAGTTTATTGTCTTGATTTGAAAAGGTTCTTTGTGCGTATTTCAGAAATGGGCCTTGTACATACTTGAGCTCCGGCACCGGAAAGTAGCCTTTCGGTCTATCGATCACTTCATGCGGAAGCATTCTATACCCCAACTCTCGAAGAATGTGCTTGCCATGTTTTTGGATCTTCATTTCTGGAGGCATGCGCGCCGCGAGTTCGATAACTTCGTGATCCAAAAACGGCACTCTTGCTTCGAGCCCAAAAGCCATTGTCATGTTATCCACACGCTTAACCGGGTCGTCCACAAGCATCACCGAGGTGTCCAAATGAAGCACGCGATCAAGGGGGCCTTCACTTTGATATTTTGAAAAGAATTGCTCCACAAACTTTGTACTAAAATCTTTATCAACAAAAGCTTTACTGAGAGTGTTTGAGAGCTCTTCGTGAGATCTATCAAAAAAATGCTTTTTGTACTCCGCTAAAGCATCCGAAGTCTTGAGCATCGGCGGATACCACTTATACCCTGCAAAGACTTCATCCGCTCCTTGGCCACTTTGTACCACTTTGACTCTTTGTTTTGCAAATTGCGAGAGAAGATAAAAACCCACATTGTCATGCGATACCATCGGCTCTTCCATAGCAGCTATGCAGCTGTCGAGCTCTGGCAAAAGTTCGCTGGTTGCTACATTGATCTTATGGTGGATTGTCTCGAATTTTCTGGCGACAAGATCAGAATACTCAAACTCATTCCCCTTTTCATTTTCTGCACCGCTAAAGCCAATTGAAAAGGTGTGAAGCTCTCCAGGGCTTTGCTCCCTTACAAGCGCTGTTATAAGACTTGAATCTAATCCACCTGACAAAAATATTCCCACCGGAACATCAGCTACCAGCCTTCGCTCTACTGATTTTGAAAGCTTTTCGTAAACCAAGTGCAACCAATCACTTTGCTGAAGATGAGCGTCTTCCGCCCTTCTAGAGTTTTGAAAACTCCAGTAAGTCGATTTTGTAAGTTTTCCCTGTGAGTCTATTTTTAAAAAACATCCTGGATTCAGCTTCTGGATAGGGCTAAGTATGGTCGCTGGAGCAGGGACTACTGAGTGAAACGTCATGTAGTAATGAAGGGCCTCTCGGTTGAGACTTACTTTGACATCGTCATGATACGTAAGGGCTACGAGCGAAGATGAGAACAAAAAACGCTTGGCATCAGAGACGTAATAATATGGCTTAATACCTAACCGATCTCTTGCAGCGAAGAGTTCGTTATTCTTAAAATCCCAAATGCTAAAGGCAAACATTCCGTTGAAACGATTTAGAGCTTTCTCTTTCCAATGATGATAAGCCTTCAAGATAATTTCTGTGTCGCCTGAAGATCTAAATTTATAGCCGAGCTGGCACAACTCCTCTTTTATCTGTTTGTAGTTATAAATCTCACCATTAAATACGATGGCCAGGCCTAACTCGTGATCCACAAAAGGCTGCGAAGAATGATCAGAAAGATCAATGATAGAGAGTCTCTGATGTCCAAAAAGGACTTTTGGAGAATTACTAATCGGACGGTCTTTAAAATTGTCCCAGATTCCGCGCGCATCTGGGCCCCTTGGGGCCAAGCGGCGCAAAGCCCTTTCATGGTTTTCGGAAGATGGCAATTTGCCATCAAATCTTAGCTCACCGTGAATGCCGCACATGTCGTTTAAAACTAAAAATCCTGAAGCGCTAAGTAAAGACTCATCGACCCTTGACAGGATATCGAGCTCAGAATCTTTACTGATATTTTACTTAAGTGTCTTCGCTTGATTTTCGGCTTATTTTTTACAAATCGAGCAGCGCCCCACGAACTCCTCAACAAGGCCCGAAGCTTCTACCATTTTTTCGATGAAGGATTCTCTACTGAGTACTTGTTTGTAATTAGAATGAGCCCTCCATATATTTGCGATTTTCTCGTCAATTGCTTTGGACTCCTCAGCCGTTTCAATTCTCAGCGGATTTTGATGGTTGTACCCCTGCTCACTGTCGGGAGTGCGCAAATGAATGACAAGATCGTACTTAGAATACTCAGAGGTGTAGCTTGACTGAAATGTGCGAAAAAATGTTTCCTCATCTTCTGGCCAGTAGGCAAGCCCGTCCAAAGTGCCTCGATCACATAGCGCCACAAAATACTTTGCTTGGCTGTCGACGAGGTTCTCCATCTCTTTTTGCACCTGGTAAATAGCGCGCTGAGAGCAAAGTTTTGCCTCTTGGTTTGGTAGTCTCCAAAACCCACCGCTGAAGAGTATTCCAGCAGATTCGGGTAGAATTGCCACGTGCTTGCAAAGCCTTCTCTTGAGAGCCTCTAAAACAGCCGTCTTCCCAGCACCAGGTCCACCTGTTAATACTAACTTACGCATACGCCCCCCCGCTATTTTGAATTAGACTTTTATTTTCTCACTTCATTATCTAGATGGTGCCCTTTTGAAAAAGCCAAAATGTTACTGAGGGTCGTGGTAGCGATATTTCCTAGAGCTTCGTTGGTAAGAAAAGCCTGATGCGATGTAATTAAGACATTCGGAAAAGTAAGAAGGCGTGCCAAAATGTCATCTTCAATTCCTGTCTCCGACAAGTCCTGAAAGAACACATTCTCTTCTTCTTCATAAACGTCTAATCCCGCGGCTCCCACTTTATGCTTTTTTAAAGCGTCAATGAGTGCTTCAGTATTGATGAGTTTTCCGCGGCTTGTGTTGATCACTACAACGCCGCTTTTCATCTTTGCGAACTGGTCAAAGTCGAGCATATGAAGAGTTTGCGGTACGAGTGGCGCGTGGAGCGAAATAATATCTGACCCAAGAAGTAGCTCATCAAAAGATACATATTGAAAATTTACTTGCCCCACGAGGGACTCGTTGATTTGAGGATCAAAGGCAATAACTTTACAACCAAAACCCAACATAATTTTGCAAAAAACCTCTCCGATTTTGCCCGTCCCGATCACCCCAACTGTTTTGCCGTGCAAGTCGAAACCCACCAAGCCGTCTAAAGAGAAGTTCAACTCTCTTACTCGAGCGAAAGAGCGATGAATTTTTCGGTTGAGAGCCAGTATTAGACAAACCGCATGTTCGGCAACTGCGTAAGGGGAGTATGCCGGAACCCGAACAACTTTTATTCCCGCTGCACCTGCCGCATTGAGATCCACATGGTTGAATCCTGCAGACCTCAGAGCGATCAACTTGACTCCATACTCTTTGAGTTGAGTAATTACCTCGGCATCCAACTTATCGTTTACAAACGAACAAACAACATCGTAGCCGTTCGCCAGTGCGACTGTCTTAAGTGATAATCTGGCTTCTATCATTTCTATGGTAAAGCCGTACTCTTTGTTCGCGTCATTAAATGGTGCTCGCTCGAACTTGTGGGCATCGAACAGGGCTATTCTTAACATTTGCTGCACCTTTCATCGGGTCATTTTTTTCTCAATACCATACTGATGGGTTCACCGCTATAAAACTTCCAAGAGTTATACGTGATTAGTCGCGCTCCGCGCCCAAATGTAAAGTAAGCCCATACCCACTGCATGAAAACAAAGAACTTATTGCGAAATCTCATCAAATAAACAATATGGACTAAAACCCACGCCGCCCAAGCGAGAAATCCACCAAACTTGAATCTGTCTACATGAGCAACCGCTTTTGTCCGGCCCACTGTGGCCATTATGCCTTTATCAAAGTAACGAAACTGCGGCCTCGGCAATTGATTTAGATCAGCCCTGATAACTTTTGCTAAAAACGCCCCCTGTTGATTGGCCACCGGAGCTATTCCCGGCAGTGCCCTTTGGTCTTCTCCAATAAAAGCGCCTTGATCGCCAATAACGAAAACATTCGGTGAGCCGGGTAAACTCAAATCCTTTTCGACAATAGCCCGCCCTGATTGTTCCTTTGGCGTGGCAATCTTTTCATTCAGACTAGAAGGCTTAACACCTGCTGCCCATATTATCGTCGAAGCATTTACAAAGTTATCGCCCACCCTTAGCCCTTCTGAACTTAGGCCATCCGCTCTACAGTTTTCGATAACCTCAACCCCGAGTTTTTCTAAGTACCCGCTTGCCTTCAAAGAGAGAGACTCTGGAAAAGAACTAAGTATTCGAGGGCCTGCTTCAACCAAGATCACACGAGTGCGTTTTAACTGTGCGTGACGATAATCTCTGTAAAGAGTCCGAGAAGCCATTTCTGCGATGGCTCCGGCAAGCTCCACTCCTGTTGGTCCGCCGCCCACGACGACAAAGGTTAAAAGTCGAGTTTGAACTTCAAAGGAAGGTTCTTTTTCAGCCAGCTCGAATGCCATCAAGACTCGCCTTCTAATCTCGGTGGCTTGTTCAATATTCTTTAAGCCAGGAGCAAATTCCTCCCATTCCTTTTTGCCGAAGTAAAAGTGCTTCGCTCCACAGGCTAGTACCAAATAATCGAACCGGTGCCAGGCGCCATCAAATTTGATTTTTATTTGAGCAACATCGACGCCATCGACTTCAGCAAGAATAACATTTACGTTTCGCTGCTTTCGAAAAATAGCTCGGAGGGGGACTGCAATATCTGCAGGATTAAGCCCTGCCATCGCAACTTGATACAGCAGCGGCTGAAACAAATGAAAGTTTCTTCTGTCAATGAGGCTTACCTGGCAACCATTAATTTTGCTGATCGCTTGGGCGGCTGAAAGACCGCCAAAACCACCGCCGACAACTGCTACTCTCATACCATCCTCGACACGTTAGACTCGAATATATTACGAACCTTCAGGCTTATTGGGTGAGGTCGACTCGATGGCGCCCGCATCTTTGTGATTGGCAAACGGTAGGTGGGCATCCCAGCAGGGTATACAACAAAACGCCAATCCCGTTCGCTTTCTGTTACAAGTTGAAACACTGCATTTGTAGTAAATCGAGTCTGTCTGAATTTCCTTTTTGCATGTGCTGCACTTTCGCCAAGCAACTTTCATTTTACCCCTCCCTAAAAACTTATGACCTATTATTCTTACAATAGAAGCTTCGATCAATGACTCATTTGGGTCCTGGCCATACCTTGTTGATCATTTGTGGCAAATTAAAGCTCTAGTGCAAGTCCTCAGGAGATTTTTTGTGATCGCTCTCGGGTAAGTCGTGAGCTTCAGTAGTGTCTTTGGCGGTCTTGGTTGCTTTAGCTTCTTTAGTCTTGTTGCGCTTTTTATCCGGTTTGTTATTGGGCTGTTTGGTTTTTTGCTCTGCTTGAAGGTTTGACTCGATGACTGCGCGTGCCAGCTCATTGAATCTTTTTTCGAAGTATCGATGCATAAGATCCTCAAGCGATTCATTTGAAGGGGAGCTCTCGCGATAAGACTCTTCAAGTTTCTTCCACTGGCTCCTGTATAGATCACTAGCGAGCGCTCGACCCGCTCGGACTTCGTTTGCAATCTTGGATTTTGACTGGTTTGTATCAACTTGCTCGATGACCGCATCAAAACCGAGAGCATCTATCCAGCGCTGTTCACTCACGCTCCACCAAAACAAAAGGGCGCCGAGAGCAAATAGAATTAGGCCGCCCACTATGATTGGATCTACATCAACGAAACCCGTAGTCTGATATTGCATCACAAAAGATATAGCTATCGCAAAAAGTCCCACTATCGTCAGAAAACTCGCCATCAAGGCAAGATACTGAAGCATCATGAGTTTTCTTGCCGCTTTGAAACCTTCTAACGCAAAAGATAGCATTTTGATAGAAGCAAGCCTTTTCGCTTCAGAAATAAGACTAGGCACGTAGAAGCCGAAAAGCTGTTCTAGCAATGCAGTCACGGCTAGTCTCTTGATTTTCTTAATAAAGAGTAGGTAAAGATTGCAGAGAGTGCAGCTACGCCGCCTACGAAATACCATGGATGGTCGTGAGCAGACTTATCTATCGCCCGAGCCGCCTCTTTTGTAGTGTCCACTACTTGGTCTCTCATGTGACTCACGGATTCGCTTGTTACTTCTGCAATTTCGTTGAATGACTTTTTCATGGTTGGTTTAGCCTCCGCTAAAAGATTTTTTAGGACGCTAAAGTCCTTCGACAACATTGTCTTTATTTCATCTGAGCTGTCTCCAGCTGCCTTGTTGAGCAGTCGAAGTGCGTGATTTACCGATTTAACCTGTGTTTTTTTTAGTGGACGACTTTCAACGCCCGAGTTTCTGCGATCCATATTCTGGCCTCCTACTGAATGGGTAAAGCAAGATACGCGCCGACGCTCAGTAAAAATGAGAACGGTTTCACTAGATTTCGCGCCGGTTTTGCAAAAGTAGCGAGGCCTTTTGCCCCAGGCACCTGTGCCTATTAAATAATGAGCCCTCGTGTGAGGAACTTCAGCCGGAAGGTTTTTGCGATGACTTCGCTGCTCGCGGCTTAAGACTTTTCTTTTAAACCTCAGGTTTAGTGTTCTTGTGAACAATTGATTTGCCGGCCAGGCGCTCTTGTTTCAGCCCACCCGACACAAAGAGAAGCGCACAGATTTATCTTCCGTACCGAACGGATGTATACTGGTGTGAGAGGTTATCTACTGAGGCGTGAGGTCAGCATCTAGCTTAATCAAGAATCCATCGAACGAACCTTGATTCGCTTCAGTTGAAAGGTCGAAAGTGCCGGCAGTTGATCCCACAGCGTAAATCTTGTCTTGAACGACATCTAGTGAATAAATTGCGTCGCTGCCTGAGCTACCATTTTGATAGGTCGACAAAACGACTCCTGTTTCAGCAGATATTTTCCAAAGTGCAACGTCTTCACCTCCGGCGGAAGTAAATCCACTCAGAGCGCCTTCTGTTGCTCCTACGACAACGATTTCGCCTGTAGAAAGTTGTGCAATACCTGTGGTGGCATCATTTGCCGCGGTACCGTACTGCCAAATATTAACGATCGTGCCGTCAGAGGCTTTCAGCTTGGCCAGATACGCGTCCTGACCTCCAAAAGAGGTTTGGCCCGCGAATGTACCAGTTGTTCGCCCGCCAGCAAACACTGAGTCGGTTGCGGCGTCATACACCATTTTGCCATGGATAAAATCAGAACCAGCAGTGCCATATTGTCGCTTCCAAAGTATATTAAGATCTTTGTCGAGAGCTACAACAAACGCATCCGTACCGCCAGCAGAGGTAAAGCCGGGCATCGAGCCATTAATACCGCCGCCGGCAAAGATTTTTGATCCATCCTCCGAGACGACTAACCCTCGAGGCGTTGAACCGCCTCCTGCGTGGCCTATGGAAACATGTGCAATAAAGTCGCCACTGCTGTCGTATTTACCAACATATCCCGAAGGATCGCCTAAGTTGGCCACACCTCCGATGGTTGCTTTGGTCCATCCAGAAAGATATATAAAATCATCCTTATCAACGATCGTTTGATATATAATAGTGTCGTTCAAGTGCGCATACTGCTTCAGCCACACGAGTTCACCTTCAGAGCTAATCCTATATAGAACATGGTCGTAACCTGACCAGCCTCCGCCCAAATTGGCGTAGCCGCTGTAGGCTCCGGTGGTAAATCCACCTAACAAAACGTCACCATTTGAAAACAGTCCCATGCTAAAGGATTCATACACCTCGTGCCCAGCCGTTCCATACTGCCGAGTCCACTGGTGCTCTCCGTATTTATTATATTTTGAGAGATAATGTTGTTGCCCGGCCCCTAAAATTCCGGTTCCCAAGATAGATCTGGTGGAGCCAGCCAGATATATGTCTCCCGTCTCGGGATGAACTTTTACAGATCTACCGCGATCATCATCGTCACCGCCGAACTGGAGAATCTTTGCACCAGCAATTCTAATTGCTGCCTGCGTGTTGTTGCCAAGCGCGTCTGTGAGGATAAGTTTGACGTCATCGGATTGAATCCAAGGAACTTTAAATTTGAACAGTTCATCTAGTTCGCAGAAATCACA
The Bdellovibrionales bacterium CG10_big_fil_rev_8_21_14_0_10_45_34 genome window above contains:
- a CDS encoding osmoprotectant NAGGN system M42 family peptidase, translating into MKTPKIDTEFLLSTLKEMISIPSPTGYTDQIVRYTCRSLEKMGIGFEMTRRGAIRANLKGRQANPGRAIVAHLDTLGAMTKSLKDNGRLQIVPIGTWSSRFAEGARVTIFCDDGVKRGSILPLKSSGHTYNKEIDTLPISWDTVEVRVDSPVFNKATLQSAGYKIGDFIAIDPVFEIIDDKYISSRHLDNKAGVATLLAAAKYLSDSKADLPLDCHLLFTISEEVGSGASAVLHGDVSEMVSIDNSTVAPGQNSTEAGVTVCMKDSTGPFDYHLTHKLLGLCESNGIQHERDVFRWYRCDAASAIEAGNDIRTALVCFGCDSSHGYERTHIESLEALAKLVALYCQSEPTASRDKDELSTTLKGFTTQTEI
- a CDS encoding FAD-dependent oxidoreductase codes for the protein MRVAVVGGGFGGLSAAQAISKINGCQVSLIDRRNFHLFQPLLYQVAMAGLNPADIAVPLRAIFRKQRNVNVILAEVDGVDVAQIKIKFDGAWHRFDYLVLACGAKHFYFGKKEWEEFAPGLKNIEQATEIRRRVLMAFELAEKEPSFEVQTRLLTFVVVGGGPTGVELAGAIAEMASRTLYRDYRHAQLKRTRVILVEAGPRILSSFPESLSLKASGYLEKLGVEVIENCRADGLSSEGLRVGDNFVNASTIIWAAGVKPSSLNEKIATPKEQSGRAIVEKDLSLPGSPNVFVIGDQGAFIGEDQRALPGIAPVANQQGAFLAKVIRADLNQLPRPQFRYFDKGIMATVGRTKAVAHVDRFKFGGFLAWAAWVLVHIVYLMRFRNKFFVFMQWVWAYFTFGRGARLITYNSWKFYSGEPISMVLRKK
- a CDS encoding hydroxyacid dehydrogenase — protein: MLRIALFDAHKFERAPFNDANKEYGFTIEMIEARLSLKTVALANGYDVVCSFVNDKLDAEVITQLKEYGVKLIALRSAGFNHVDLNAAGAAGIKVVRVPAYSPYAVAEHAVCLILALNRKIHRSFARVRELNFSLDGLVGFDLHGKTVGVIGTGKIGEVFCKIMLGFGCKVIAFDPQINESLVGQVNFQYVSFDELLLGSDIISLHAPLVPQTLHMLDFDQFAKMKSGVVVINTSRGKLINTEALIDALKKHKVGAAGLDVYEEEENVFFQDLSETGIEDDILARLLTFPNVLITSHQAFLTNEALGNIATTTLSNILAFSKGHHLDNEVRK
- a CDS encoding N-acetylglutaminylglutamine synthetase, with amino-acid sequence MPKIKRKHQQHRYQKARSENLLASQHNLLSASKAPDCVVNCGWGRLIFGQTFSSTEKMVSQLLKEESGTRDIAFYIKDPHIVLNHSPAHLFLDPSHTFRIWFENYRPAKTPKRNLLIRRIQSKTDIPEIETILRARNMVPIDPLYLWKKRRSKDVFPLVAESLVDNQIVGFVIGLNHVETFDDFEKGSSLWSLAVSPTASLPGVGEALTRYLIEYFQATGNSFLDLSVMHDNESAIKLYEKLGFQRVPVFAVKIRNTFNEPLYTQAPVESLNPYAEIIVREAIRRGLQVDIVDPKLSLFTISSGARKLRMRESLSDLTSAYSFLLCDNKTLTNKVLAEASLQVPEQVDARDKKGWLRLLDRYSKVVVKPISGEQGRGVYVGLESIQSVELAIAQLISTGHRSVIVEQMVKGFDVRIIVIGKKFVAAAVREPPQVTGDGRTSLRELIEKQSRRRSQATGGESKIPIDEEMLRCLHENKVGLDDVLDVGQTLVVRKASNVHQGGTIKDVTPLISPFIQREAERAAQALDIPVVGFDFMMKAISGNHYVIIEANERPGLANHEPQPVVEKYIDLLFPETAYATNNAARDQQIEEALIENPQDRH
- a CDS encoding N-acetylglutaminylglutamine amidotransferase, giving the protein MCGIHGELRFDGKLPSSENHERALRRLAPRGPDARGIWDNFKDRPISNSPKVLFGHQRLSIIDLSDHSSQPFVDHELGLAIVFNGEIYNYKQIKEELCQLGYKFRSSGDTEIILKAYHHWKEKALNRFNGMFAFSIWDFKNNELFAARDRLGIKPYYYVSDAKRFLFSSSLVALTYHDDVKVSLNREALHYYMTFHSVVPAPATILSPIQKLNPGCFLKIDSQGKLTKSTYWSFQNSRRAEDAHLQQSDWLHLVYEKLSKSVERRLVADVPVGIFLSGGLDSSLITALVREQSPGELHTFSIGFSGAENEKGNEFEYSDLVARKFETIHHKINVATSELLPELDSCIAAMEEPMVSHDNVGFYLLSQFAKQRVKVVQSGQGADEVFAGYKWYPPMLKTSDALAEYKKHFFDRSHEELSNTLSKAFVDKDFSTKFVEQFFSKYQSEGPLDRVLHLDTSVMLVDDPVKRVDNMTMAFGLEARVPFLDHEVIELAARMPPEMKIQKHGKHILRELGYRMLPHEVIDRPKGYFPVPELKYVQGPFLKYAQRTFSNQDNKLVGRYSSNIFRQEFIKNLMDSPKSNITPLGGSMLWQITVLEKWLQIHQIEVC